In Saccharothrix syringae, the following are encoded in one genomic region:
- a CDS encoding transposase: MAAGGSTAAALDAWIVFEDEAGMSMTPPTSRTWASRGHTPVIRVRAGARRQLSVAAPTCYKPGERSRLIHRPRLDTGRGGRRGFAWTDYRDLLIPAHHRLGGPIVLAWDNLPCATRRCGIEWR; this comes from the coding sequence GTGGCCGCGGGTGGAAGCACCGCGGCGGCGCTCGACGCCTGGATCGTCTTCGAGGACGAGGCAGGAATGTCGATGACGCCGCCGACCTCCCGCACCTGGGCATCTCGCGGTCACACCCCGGTGATCCGGGTGCGCGCCGGGGCACGGCGCCAACTGTCGGTCGCCGCCCCGACCTGCTACAAGCCCGGCGAGCGCTCACGCCTGATCCACCGGCCCCGACTGGACACCGGACGCGGCGGGCGCCGCGGCTTCGCCTGGACCGACTACCGCGACCTGCTCATCCCCGCCCACCACCGACTCGGCGGGCCAATCGTGCTGGCGTGGGACAACCTGCCGTGCGCCACGAGGCGCTGTGGAATCGAGTGGAGGTGA
- a CDS encoding NYN domain-containing protein: MTANAKLAVLIDADNTRPGVAQALLAEVAKYGTAHVKRAYGDWTGPNLKGWKEQLLARSIQPVQQFAYTAGKNATDAAMIIDAMDLLYTDRLDGFCVVSSDSDFTRLAARLRESGLTVYGFGERRTPAPFVAACDKFIHLDNLTTDTTPEGPALPTATPTAPSPQHDTTLHTLLNQAVDAISDEDGWAPLARVGHIITTQHPDFDPRTHGHTKLANLVEATTHFDVDRRQPDQTKPPVVYIRRRTPSLSTHTNSNPSDTDEPTNAEHRTIS, from the coding sequence ATGACCGCTAACGCGAAGCTGGCGGTGTTGATCGACGCGGACAACACCCGCCCCGGCGTGGCACAGGCGCTACTGGCCGAGGTCGCCAAGTACGGCACCGCGCACGTCAAGCGCGCCTACGGCGACTGGACCGGCCCCAACCTCAAAGGATGGAAGGAGCAGCTGCTGGCCCGGTCGATCCAGCCGGTGCAGCAGTTCGCCTACACCGCCGGCAAGAACGCCACCGACGCCGCCATGATCATCGATGCCATGGACCTGCTCTACACCGACCGCCTCGACGGCTTCTGCGTGGTCTCCAGCGACAGCGACTTCACCCGCCTCGCCGCCCGCCTACGAGAATCAGGACTGACCGTCTACGGCTTCGGCGAACGCCGCACACCCGCCCCCTTCGTCGCCGCCTGCGACAAGTTCATCCACCTCGACAACCTCACCACCGACACCACCCCCGAAGGGCCGGCTCTCCCCACCGCAACGCCGACCGCGCCGTCACCCCAGCACGACACCACCCTGCACACACTGCTCAACCAAGCAGTCGACGCCATCTCCGACGAGGACGGCTGGGCACCCCTGGCCCGCGTCGGCCACATCATCACCACCCAACACCCCGACTTCGACCCCCGCACCCACGGCCACACCAAACTCGCCAACCTCGTCGAAGCCACCACCCACTTCGACGTCGACCGCCGCCAACCAGACCAAACCAAACCCCCCGTCGTCTACATCCGCCGACGCACACCATCACTCAGCACCCACACCAACTCCAACCCGAGCGATACAGATGAACCCACAAACGCCGAACACCGCACCATAAGCTAG
- a CDS encoding IS110 family transposase: MPSVKRDPRLRRAVIGVDTHKHVHVAVALDDIGGRLDARSFAADQDGYRQLLDRAAGFGAKRLVFGIEGTGSYGAGLASAVRRRGLGAVEVLRTDRRDRRLRGKSDTIDAENAARAVLNNTATAVPKTNDGTVEMLRQIKVAKDVAVKARTSAMITLKAVLVTADPELREQLQPLTKTALIHRRAGLRPGTVDSVTSATKHTLRAIARRWQHLDEEIKAHEALPGELTTRLVPQPVDAFGIGADTASEMLIVAGDNIDRVRSEPARARLCGVAPIPASSDMAHRHRLNRGGHRQANAALYRAVIVRMRLHQPTITYVARRTTEGKTKPEIIRCLKHLLAREIWALLRPLRSTATNVAQAA, encoded by the coding sequence ATGCCCAGTGTGAAGCGCGATCCCCGGTTGCGTCGAGCCGTCATCGGCGTCGACACCCACAAGCACGTCCACGTCGCCGTCGCCCTGGACGACATCGGCGGACGCCTGGACGCCCGTTCCTTCGCCGCCGACCAGGACGGCTACCGGCAGCTGTTGGACAGGGCCGCCGGCTTCGGCGCGAAGCGGCTCGTGTTCGGCATCGAGGGCACCGGCTCCTACGGCGCCGGCCTGGCCTCCGCCGTGCGGCGCCGCGGCCTGGGCGCGGTCGAGGTGCTGCGCACCGACCGCCGCGACCGCAGATTGCGCGGCAAGAGCGACACCATCGACGCCGAGAACGCCGCCCGCGCCGTGCTCAACAACACCGCCACCGCAGTACCCAAGACCAACGACGGCACGGTCGAGATGCTGCGTCAGATCAAGGTCGCCAAGGACGTCGCGGTCAAGGCCCGCACCTCCGCCATGATCACCCTCAAAGCCGTGCTCGTCACCGCCGACCCCGAACTGCGCGAACAACTCCAACCACTGACGAAGACGGCGCTGATCCACCGCCGCGCCGGCCTGCGTCCCGGCACGGTCGACAGCGTCACCTCAGCGACCAAACACACCCTGCGCGCCATCGCCCGCCGGTGGCAGCACCTCGACGAGGAGATCAAGGCCCACGAGGCGTTGCCGGGCGAACTCACCACCCGGCTGGTGCCACAGCCGGTCGACGCGTTCGGCATCGGCGCCGACACCGCCTCCGAGATGCTCATCGTCGCCGGCGACAACATCGACCGCGTCCGCTCCGAACCGGCCCGGGCACGGCTGTGCGGCGTCGCCCCGATCCCGGCGTCCTCCGACATGGCCCACCGCCACCGACTCAACCGCGGCGGACACCGCCAGGCCAACGCAGCCCTCTACCGCGCCGTCATCGTCCGCATGCGCCTCCACCAACCCACCATCACCTACGTCGCCCGACGAACCACCGAGGGCAAGACCAAGCCTGAGATCATCCGCTGCCTCAAACACCTACTGGCCAGGGAAATCTGGGCATTACTACGACCGCTGCGCAGCACCGCCACCAACGTGGCACAGGCCGCTTGA
- a CDS encoding SAM-dependent methyltransferase, with translation MTLFDIAPEIADQDEIVVRSVPVVTALETDFPAVEFSKLGEHESWRKEVFRPATSTHKWWAKRLGSVFRGILASAVTETSEEALNLYGSAARLKLSVFDPFSGSGTTIVEAVKMGASAVGSDINPVATLVQRQAVLRWDSGKLEQLYKTVEEACREEVDRVHRAESGETVLYYFWVATAPCVNPACGRSIRLFSSHVFSQNAYPKRVPAAQIVCPVCLDVIPGRYDFKSVECRNGHTVERAGAVSRSTATCPHCQSVTKPLAALQGQRPGYEMYAKMVLDKDGGKRYEPVTDWDRALYSECTGLLDAQRDTLVVPAGGLETGVNTRQAMSWGFTNWVDFFNDRQLYSLGLLASAIRDVAEDGFEREALVALFSGVLEFNNMFCSFKGEGTGAVRHMFSHHILKPERTPLEAHPWGTPASSGSFSTLYKSRLQRAHAYKTSPTDQVLLGEKIQRLGGLSRPFAVTSTDQLPTGDQSPTVFLMTGDASETKLRDGSIDLVITDPPYMDNVHYSELADFFHSWLRKIQPYAGYPVDQSSTRSKNEVQSPSPEGFGAAITRVWRECFRVLRPTGLMAFTFHQARMSGWKALVESLADAGFVVTAVQPIQGEMSTSVTKYGAEASNLDSVVVCRKSSQVSRKRDAESEAATGYERIVLLRKAGIKVGAGDVRSVIRGRVLSVYTHDPSAFDLEELARQADALAQVYVDRHLAEIKKK, from the coding sequence ATGACCTTGTTTGACATCGCGCCCGAAATTGCGGATCAGGACGAGATCGTCGTCCGATCCGTTCCGGTGGTTACGGCGCTTGAAACGGACTTCCCCGCGGTGGAGTTCAGCAAGCTTGGTGAGCACGAGTCGTGGCGCAAAGAGGTCTTTCGTCCCGCCACCAGTACCCACAAATGGTGGGCCAAGCGTCTGGGCAGCGTCTTTCGCGGCATCCTGGCGTCTGCCGTTACGGAGACTTCCGAGGAAGCGCTGAATTTGTACGGCTCGGCAGCACGCCTTAAGCTGTCTGTCTTCGATCCCTTTTCGGGTTCTGGGACGACAATCGTCGAAGCTGTCAAGATGGGAGCCTCTGCGGTTGGCTCGGACATCAACCCTGTAGCAACATTGGTGCAGCGCCAAGCCGTGCTGCGCTGGGATAGCGGAAAACTCGAGCAGCTTTACAAAACCGTGGAGGAAGCTTGCCGGGAAGAGGTGGACAGGGTCCATCGCGCGGAATCAGGCGAGACGGTTCTGTACTATTTCTGGGTGGCGACGGCGCCGTGTGTGAATCCTGCGTGTGGTCGTAGTATCCGCCTGTTCTCGAGCCATGTCTTTTCGCAGAACGCGTACCCGAAGCGCGTCCCGGCTGCTCAGATCGTCTGTCCTGTCTGCCTCGACGTTATTCCGGGCAGGTACGACTTCAAGTCTGTTGAGTGTCGCAACGGTCACACGGTTGAACGGGCAGGAGCAGTGAGCCGTTCGACCGCCACCTGTCCTCATTGCCAAAGCGTCACAAAACCGCTGGCGGCGTTGCAAGGCCAACGTCCAGGCTACGAGATGTACGCCAAAATGGTATTGGACAAAGACGGAGGCAAGCGCTACGAGCCGGTCACCGATTGGGATCGAGCTTTGTACTCCGAGTGCACTGGTCTTCTCGACGCTCAAAGGGACACTTTGGTAGTGCCCGCTGGCGGTCTGGAGACTGGTGTCAACACTCGGCAGGCGATGTCTTGGGGCTTCACGAATTGGGTTGACTTCTTCAACGATCGCCAGCTCTATTCGCTTGGCCTTCTGGCCTCGGCCATACGGGATGTCGCCGAAGACGGATTCGAGAGAGAAGCGCTGGTCGCGTTGTTCTCTGGCGTACTCGAGTTCAACAACATGTTCTGTTCCTTCAAAGGAGAAGGGACGGGCGCTGTGCGGCATATGTTTAGCCATCACATCTTGAAGCCTGAGCGCACGCCTCTTGAGGCACATCCTTGGGGGACGCCGGCGTCATCTGGTTCGTTCTCGACCCTCTATAAGAGCCGGTTGCAACGCGCGCATGCGTACAAAACATCTCCGACTGATCAGGTTCTTCTAGGGGAAAAGATTCAGCGGCTGGGTGGACTGTCTCGCCCGTTCGCCGTGACGTCGACCGACCAGTTGCCGACTGGAGATCAATCGCCGACTGTCTTCTTGATGACCGGCGATGCGTCGGAGACCAAGTTGCGAGATGGCAGTATTGATCTAGTAATCACAGATCCTCCATATATGGACAACGTCCACTACTCTGAACTTGCTGACTTCTTCCACAGTTGGCTGCGGAAGATTCAACCATACGCAGGTTATCCGGTTGATCAGTCTTCTACTCGTAGTAAGAACGAGGTTCAGAGTCCGTCTCCGGAGGGCTTTGGCGCCGCCATCACCAGGGTGTGGCGTGAATGCTTTCGTGTTCTGCGGCCGACTGGCCTGATGGCGTTTACCTTTCATCAGGCGCGGATGAGTGGTTGGAAGGCTCTCGTCGAATCGCTGGCTGATGCCGGCTTTGTCGTGACTGCCGTGCAGCCGATACAGGGGGAGATGTCCACAAGCGTCACGAAGTATGGGGCCGAAGCTTCAAACCTCGATTCTGTGGTGGTCTGCCGTAAGAGTTCACAGGTAAGTCGTAAGAGAGATGCTGAGTCAGAAGCCGCCACTGGGTATGAACGTATTGTCCTGCTTCGTAAGGCGGGCATCAAAGTCGGGGCTGGTGACGTCCGCTCTGTCATCCGGGGTCGAGTGCTGTCCGTGTACACACATGACCCGAGTGCCTTTGACCTTGAGGAGCTTGCCCGGCAAGCGGATGCCCTGGCGCAGGTCTACGTTGATCGGCACTTGGCCGAGATCAAGAAGAAGTGA
- a CDS encoding IS3 family transposase, which yields MEQLRGRFGVEFVLRVLGVASSTYHGWVARQAAPSRREREDRAITAEIADIHIASGRTYGSPRVHQILRRRGVRVSRKRVGRLMRQAGL from the coding sequence GTGGAGCAGCTTCGCGGCCGCTTCGGGGTCGAGTTCGTCCTCCGGGTCCTCGGTGTCGCCTCCTCCACCTACCACGGCTGGGTGGCCCGCCAGGCCGCCCCGTCCCGCCGCGAACGCGAGGACCGGGCGATCACCGCGGAGATCGCCGACATCCACATCGCCTCCGGCAGGACCTACGGCAGCCCGCGGGTCCACCAGATCCTGCGGCGTCGGGGTGTCCGCGTGTCGCGCAAGCGGGTGGGGCGGCTGATGCGCCAGGCCGGCCTGTAG
- a CDS encoding DDE-type integrase/transposase/recombinase — MTDATRIRTGEGAFWLAAVRDAFSNRIVGWKTSDRCDTDLVLGALEYAIWSRDVRDGQLIHHSGRGSTYTAFRFTERLQDNGILPSMGSGGDSYDCETGSRYQAACLLLMTDPAGWLSLLLICRPPGGAPPSGAGRTGSDLIAPLYVKWWCPWRLVDL, encoded by the coding sequence ATGACCGATGCGACCCGGATCCGCACCGGCGAGGGCGCCTTCTGGCTCGCGGCCGTGCGCGACGCCTTCTCCAACCGGATCGTGGGCTGGAAGACCTCCGACCGCTGCGACACCGACCTCGTGCTCGGCGCCCTGGAATACGCGATCTGGTCTCGCGACGTGCGCGACGGGCAGTTGATCCACCACAGCGGCCGCGGGTCGACCTACACGGCCTTCCGGTTTACGGAACGGTTGCAGGACAACGGAATTCTGCCGTCGATGGGTTCGGGCGGCGACTCGTACGACTGTGAGACTGGTAGTCGCTACCAGGCGGCCTGCCTTCTGCTTATGACTGACCCCGCAGGTTGGCTGTCCTTGCTGTTGATCTGTCGTCCGCCTGGTGGTGCACCACCCAGTGGTGCTGGCCGGACGGGCAGTGACCTCATAGCGCCTCTGTATGTCAAGTGGTGGTGCCCATGGAGGCTTGTTGATCTTTGA
- a CDS encoding helix-turn-helix domain-containing protein, which yields MDGLRALASQGPASTPRLDEAKFARLEQELRKGPTAHGWPDQVWPLSRIKTLIGRRFHLSYRVQGVHLLLRRHGSTRQAPARRAVERDDRAVAGWVKDTWPRVEAPRRRSTPGSSSRTRQECR from the coding sequence GTGGATGGTCTCCGGGCTTTGGCCTCGCAGGGGCCGGCCTCGACGCCCCGTCTGGACGAGGCGAAGTTCGCGCGGCTGGAACAGGAGCTGCGCAAAGGACCCACGGCGCACGGGTGGCCGGACCAGGTCTGGCCGCTGTCGCGGATCAAGACCTTGATCGGCCGTCGGTTCCACCTGTCCTACAGGGTGCAGGGTGTGCACCTGCTGCTGCGGCGGCACGGCTCGACGCGCCAGGCCCCGGCGCGGCGGGCGGTGGAACGCGACGACCGGGCGGTGGCCGGCTGGGTGAAGGACACGTGGCCGCGGGTGGAAGCACCGCGGCGGCGCTCGACGCCTGGATCGTCTTCGAGGACGAGGCAGGAATGTCGATGA
- a CDS encoding ATP-dependent helicase, producing the protein MGTLTRSIRELRENPQQWQAFQQQGHCVVLAPPGSGKTKLLTTRLAYDLFNKIPPPHGAACITLTNAAAAELRRRLDGLGVPNRSTLVVGTVHSFALRRVIAPFAALTDRPELAHASIAGDRQQTAAYAQAIDTVFGGREDQRNIRSTIEFHRRRLSPEEAWLRSGEGILEAGRLYGSLLREQGLIDFDDVVRIAVELVEDHEVVRRVLAARYPYLYVDEYQDLAPGLDRLVRALCFDDTHEAQLFAVGDPEQAVFGWTGSRPELLTELAALPGVHPVHLEHNYRCGAEIIRIANLIQRGEREVIPSREGGEVSATRCPGGFADQCRRAVTTVRTAIGRGVPLHEIVVICPHNSQCRDVTDALRNAGVPAFVRGSEYRLTQATSFVEACAAWAALGRELSNYRLGAIHQRWRQLLGLSWTREKDVALTELLLDYEYKTHDGAHQLLADLLDLGLAQGLSRPSQSDEAAEVGKMRQELISGALKDLTITGLAERARKVDRVEVTTMTSSKGLEFDVVLILGADEKRMPDFRSFNAPTQLNEDRRKFYVSVTRARDEVRIFYSGFVEWASGRPDPAGPSRFLREIGLV; encoded by the coding sequence ATGGGCACGCTGACGCGGTCGATCCGCGAACTGCGCGAGAATCCCCAACAGTGGCAGGCATTCCAGCAGCAGGGGCACTGCGTGGTGCTCGCGCCACCCGGCAGCGGCAAAACCAAGCTGCTCACCACACGCCTCGCCTACGACCTGTTCAACAAAATCCCACCACCACACGGCGCGGCCTGCATCACGCTGACCAACGCCGCCGCGGCCGAACTGCGACGACGCCTCGACGGGCTCGGCGTGCCCAACCGCTCCACGCTGGTCGTCGGCACGGTCCACAGCTTCGCCCTGCGTCGCGTCATCGCCCCCTTCGCCGCCCTCACCGACCGCCCCGAACTGGCCCACGCCTCCATCGCCGGCGACCGGCAACAGACCGCGGCCTACGCCCAGGCCATCGACACGGTCTTCGGCGGACGAGAAGACCAACGCAACATCCGGTCCACCATCGAATTCCACCGCCGCCGACTCTCCCCCGAAGAGGCGTGGCTCCGCAGCGGCGAAGGAATCCTAGAAGCAGGACGCCTCTACGGGTCCCTCCTGCGCGAGCAAGGTCTCATCGACTTCGACGACGTGGTACGCATCGCCGTGGAACTCGTCGAAGACCATGAGGTTGTACGCCGGGTGCTCGCCGCCCGCTACCCCTACCTCTACGTCGACGAGTACCAGGACCTCGCGCCGGGACTCGACCGGCTTGTCCGTGCTCTGTGCTTTGACGACACCCACGAGGCCCAGCTGTTCGCAGTGGGGGACCCCGAACAAGCGGTCTTCGGCTGGACCGGCAGCCGACCGGAACTCCTGACCGAACTGGCCGCCCTGCCAGGGGTGCACCCCGTCCACCTCGAACACAACTACCGTTGCGGCGCCGAGATCATCCGCATCGCCAACCTCATCCAACGCGGCGAGCGAGAGGTGATCCCCAGCCGCGAGGGCGGAGAAGTGTCAGCGACCCGCTGCCCAGGCGGATTCGCCGACCAATGCCGCCGCGCCGTCACAACGGTCAGGACAGCGATCGGCCGAGGTGTGCCACTGCACGAGATCGTGGTCATCTGCCCACACAACAGCCAGTGCCGTGACGTCACCGACGCCCTCCGCAACGCCGGGGTGCCCGCCTTCGTCCGCGGCAGCGAGTACCGGCTGACACAAGCCACGTCGTTCGTCGAGGCATGCGCGGCATGGGCGGCTCTCGGTCGCGAGCTGAGCAACTACCGCCTCGGCGCCATCCACCAGCGATGGCGTCAACTGCTCGGCCTGTCCTGGACCCGCGAGAAGGACGTCGCACTGACCGAACTGCTGCTCGACTACGAGTACAAGACGCACGATGGCGCCCATCAACTCCTGGCGGACCTGCTTGACTTGGGGCTCGCCCAAGGGCTGTCCCGACCGTCACAATCTGACGAGGCGGCCGAGGTCGGCAAGATGCGTCAGGAGCTCATATCCGGGGCTCTCAAAGACCTGACGATCACCGGACTGGCCGAACGAGCGAGGAAAGTCGACCGGGTCGAGGTCACCACCATGACCTCCAGCAAAGGGCTCGAGTTCGACGTGGTGCTCATCCTGGGAGCAGATGAAAAGCGGATGCCCGACTTCAGGTCGTTCAACGCCCCAACGCAACTCAATGAAGACCGACGCAAGTTCTACGTATCGGTCACACGAGCGAGAGACGAGGTGCGGATCTTCTACTCAGGATTTGTGGAATGGGCAAGTGGGCGTCCCGATCCCGCCGGGCCGAGTCGATTTCTCCGGGAAATCGGCCTTGTTTAG
- a CDS encoding IS110 family transposase has translation MHGIGVVLAAKLLGHIGDATRFPTAGHFASYTGTAPLDASSGNRVRHRLNTGGNRQLNSVLHTMAVVQARDPGPGRIYHQRKLSEDKTPAEARRALKRRLANVVCRQILKDQQASMGTTT, from the coding sequence CTGCACGGCATCGGCGTTGTGCTGGCCGCGAAACTGCTCGGCCACATCGGCGACGCCACCCGCTTCCCCACCGCCGGGCACTTCGCCAGCTACACCGGCACCGCACCCCTGGACGCCTCCAGCGGCAACCGCGTCCGCCACCGCCTCAACACCGGCGGCAACCGCCAACTCAACTCCGTCCTGCACACCATGGCCGTGGTCCAAGCCCGCGACCCCGGCCCCGGCCGCATCTACCACCAGCGGAAACTCAGCGAGGATAAGACACCCGCAGAAGCCCGCCGGGCACTCAAACGCCGCCTGGCCAACGTCGTCTGCCGACAGATCCTCAAAGATCAACAAGCCTCCATGGGCACCACCACTTGA
- a CDS encoding ATP-dependent nuclease — protein MRIDHVRVKNFRNLADVDLVIQPGAVIVGENRAGKSNLLHAVRLVLDPTLSGSDRHLRREDFWDGLSDGADDWDPMAAREVIEISVDLVDFDHEIAVLTALSDALVQQQPMRARLTYRFAPVDTGTDEADGKVKYRAIVFGGDNDDLQLASDLRGYLYLVFLHALRDVETDLNSWRRSPLRVLLEAAADTVSEDDLGVVREAMKEANDKVNQLEEVKQVGSSISERITDIVGVNQALQTELAVAPDDPLRLIRNMRLFVDGTAHRHLSTTSVGTLNVLYFALLELGMEQRLRDLDIAHVVMAVEEPEAHLHPHMQRLLFRRLLTDDRTARSVLVTTQSPHIASVASPRSLVVLRNVDGRTEAAAAHTAELGDAEWDDISRYLDATRAELVFARRVLLVEGYAEQVLVPQLAEAAGMDLDKLGITICAIHGTHFKTYVRFCQALGIPWAVITDGDAEDAGITRAQRLVTALGESGAPETHGIFVGTTTFEYDLLAAHPTNREPCFAVLRALGTRNTGAAIDAWGATPPTQDSFIDMIDKVGGKGRYAHRLSQHRLHAPDYVLRALSYLAQ, from the coding sequence TTGCGCATTGATCATGTCCGGGTCAAGAACTTCCGGAATCTCGCTGATGTCGATCTTGTGATTCAGCCTGGTGCAGTCATCGTCGGCGAGAATCGCGCCGGCAAGAGCAACCTGCTTCATGCCGTGCGGTTGGTGCTGGACCCGACACTGTCGGGCTCGGATCGCCACCTCAGGCGCGAGGACTTCTGGGACGGGCTGTCCGACGGCGCGGACGACTGGGACCCGATGGCCGCTCGCGAGGTCATCGAGATCTCCGTGGACCTGGTCGACTTCGATCACGAGATCGCGGTGCTGACGGCGTTGAGCGACGCGCTGGTGCAGCAGCAACCCATGAGGGCCCGTCTGACCTACCGGTTCGCGCCCGTCGACACCGGGACGGACGAAGCGGACGGGAAGGTGAAGTACCGCGCGATCGTCTTCGGCGGCGACAACGACGACCTCCAGTTGGCCAGTGACCTACGCGGCTATCTCTACCTGGTGTTCCTGCACGCCCTGCGTGACGTCGAGACCGACCTCAACAGTTGGCGCCGGTCCCCACTGCGCGTACTACTGGAAGCAGCGGCCGACACTGTCAGCGAGGACGACCTCGGTGTCGTGCGTGAAGCCATGAAGGAGGCCAACGACAAGGTCAACCAGTTGGAGGAGGTCAAGCAGGTCGGCAGCAGCATCAGCGAGCGCATCACCGACATCGTCGGCGTCAACCAGGCACTCCAGACCGAACTCGCCGTCGCCCCGGACGACCCACTACGTCTGATCCGCAACATGCGGCTGTTCGTCGACGGCACGGCCCACCGACACCTGAGCACCACCAGCGTCGGAACCCTCAACGTGCTGTACTTCGCGCTGCTGGAACTCGGCATGGAACAGCGCCTGCGCGATTTGGACATCGCGCACGTGGTGATGGCCGTCGAAGAGCCCGAAGCACACTTACACCCCCACATGCAGCGCCTGCTCTTCCGACGGTTACTCACCGACGACCGCACCGCCCGATCGGTACTGGTCACCACCCAGTCCCCGCACATCGCCAGCGTCGCCTCACCACGTAGCCTGGTGGTGTTGCGCAACGTCGACGGACGTACCGAGGCAGCCGCCGCCCACACCGCCGAGCTCGGCGATGCCGAGTGGGACGACATCTCCCGCTACCTCGACGCCACACGCGCCGAACTGGTCTTCGCGCGCCGCGTCCTGCTCGTGGAGGGATACGCCGAACAGGTCCTGGTGCCACAGCTCGCCGAAGCCGCCGGGATGGACCTGGACAAGCTGGGCATCACGATCTGCGCCATCCACGGTACGCACTTCAAGACCTACGTGCGCTTCTGCCAGGCGCTGGGCATCCCATGGGCGGTCATCACCGACGGTGACGCCGAGGACGCCGGGATCACACGCGCCCAACGACTCGTCACCGCCCTGGGGGAGTCGGGTGCCCCAGAGACACACGGCATCTTCGTCGGCACCACGACGTTCGAGTACGACCTGCTCGCCGCTCATCCGACAAACCGTGAACCCTGCTTCGCTGTCCTGCGTGCACTGGGCACCCGCAACACCGGGGCCGCGATCGACGCCTGGGGGGCGACCCCGCCCACGCAGGACTCGTTCATCGACATGATCGACAAAGTGGGGGGTAAGGGACGCTACGCCCACCGCCTGTCACAGCACAGGCTGCACGCGCCGGATTACGTGCTGCGCGCGCTGTCCTACCTGGCACAGTGA
- a CDS encoding ArsR/SmtB family transcription factor has translation MLTVDREVHLDGRGLLVVPCYFGSHHPVASTDSAMRLVLVFPVRPEFRFAAHHNTSGDLGALLGPTRAAILRSTLAANTTAGLAKLNDISPATVSHHTSVLRNAGLTTTHRRANAASHLITPLGLRLLDRCRAVPARPAGRRSGWSPQCGSTGRS, from the coding sequence GTGCTCACCGTCGACCGCGAAGTGCACCTGGACGGCCGCGGCCTGCTGGTCGTCCCCTGCTACTTCGGCTCCCACCACCCGGTCGCCTCGACGGACTCGGCGATGCGCCTGGTCCTCGTCTTCCCCGTCCGCCCCGAGTTCCGCTTCGCCGCCCACCACAACACCAGCGGCGACCTGGGTGCCCTGCTGGGCCCCACCAGGGCCGCCATCCTGCGCTCCACGCTGGCCGCCAACACCACGGCAGGGCTGGCGAAGCTCAACGACATCTCACCGGCTACGGTCAGCCACCACACCAGCGTGCTCCGCAACGCCGGCTTGACCACCACGCACCGCCGCGCCAATGCTGCGAGCCACCTCATCACTCCGTTGGGTCTGCGCCTGCTCGACAGGTGCCGCGCAGTACCCGCACGTCCTGCAGGGCGCAGAAGCGGATGGTCGCCGCAGTGCGGTTCGACGGGACGATCATGA
- a CDS encoding IS110 family transposase, translating to MIVIGIDPHKSSLTAVAVDAAGTCLATRRFVVNAGTFRQLTAWTATWPQRRFAVEGAHGLGRGIAQQLATAGEHVVDVPATLAMRARLLNTGGGRKTDPADAASVAHAALHHPALRQIVPEDQTTIPRLLSERRDELAHERTRVLN from the coding sequence GTGATCGTCATCGGAATCGACCCGCACAAATCCTCCCTGACCGCCGTCGCCGTCGACGCCGCCGGCACGTGCCTGGCCACGCGCCGGTTCGTGGTCAACGCCGGCACCTTCCGGCAACTCACCGCCTGGACGGCCACCTGGCCGCAGCGGCGCTTCGCCGTCGAGGGAGCCCACGGCCTGGGCCGCGGCATCGCCCAACAACTGGCCACCGCCGGCGAACACGTCGTGGACGTCCCGGCCACCCTGGCCATGCGCGCCCGGCTGCTGAACACCGGCGGAGGACGCAAGACCGACCCCGCCGACGCCGCATCGGTCGCCCACGCAGCCCTGCACCACCCCGCCCTGCGGCAGATCGTCCCCGAGGACCAGACCACGATCCCGCGGCTGCTGTCCGAACGCCGCGACGAGCTGGCCCACGAACGCACCCGCGTACTCAACTGA